In one window of Methanoculleus chikugoensis DNA:
- a CDS encoding tetratricopeptide repeat protein, translated as MTSFSSHPGYFRFCTALLIFLLVVPGCCLAAADPDARASAAVAEEDWDGVLIATGEGLVDEPGNAALLCMEGYALRKLGRYPEAAAVVSKAIALDPKPVRYTNRGYAYLAMGNYSAALADAEAALLLDPADATSWGMKAMALAGMDDLAGAESAIDRALALAPESAHLWHVRGEVLLAAGSAAEAAAALNRSLTLDPDYSLPWPDMPDAREDLAAAMQAATPPTAVPVGSLIAVAGLLAVGAWSLRRR; from the coding sequence ATGACCTCCTTCTCCTCGCATCCGGGCTACTTCCGGTTCTGCACCGCTCTCCTCATCTTCCTGCTCGTCGTCCCCGGCTGCTGCCTCGCCGCGGCCGACCCCGACGCCCGGGCCTCGGCCGCCGTCGCGGAGGAGGACTGGGACGGGGTCCTCATCGCGACCGGCGAGGGGCTTGTCGACGAGCCCGGGAACGCCGCCCTCCTCTGCATGGAGGGATACGCCCTGCGCAAACTCGGGCGCTACCCGGAGGCGGCGGCCGTGGTGAGCAAGGCGATCGCCCTCGACCCAAAACCCGTCCGCTACACGAACCGCGGGTATGCGTACCTCGCGATGGGGAACTATTCCGCCGCGCTCGCCGACGCGGAGGCCGCGCTCCTCCTCGACCCTGCAGACGCCACGTCCTGGGGCATGAAGGCGATGGCGCTCGCCGGGATGGACGACCTTGCCGGCGCAGAGTCGGCCATCGACCGGGCACTCGCCCTCGCTCCGGAGAGCGCCCACCTCTGGCACGTCCGGGGTGAGGTCCTCCTTGCCGCCGGCAGCGCCGCGGAGGCGGCCGCGGCCCTGAACCGCTCGCTCACGCTCGACCCTGACTACAGCCTTCCCTGGCCGGATATGCCGGACGCCCGCGAGGACCTGGCGGCGGCGATGCAGGCTGCTACTCCTCCGACGGCGGTGCCGGTCGGGAGTTTGATCGCAGTCGCCGGCCTGCTTGCGGTTGGTGCGTGGTCTCTCCGGCGGCGTTGA
- a CDS encoding PLP-dependent aminotransferase family protein encodes MNYRFAGRMGCAPESFLEELFRVSAVPGVISFAGGLPGSAYIDVEGIREAAREVFAEEGRTALQYTTTDGYPPLREFIADRYQRRLGLPATPEEIQIVNGSQQCLDLVAKIFLDPGDAVGMERPGYLGAIEAFSLYEPVVHSVPLEEDGPDLAAFASLVHDHAPKFFYGIPNSQNPSGTTYSEGKRRAVAEILEGTDTVFYEDDAFGELFFDGKPRPPVKRYLPEQTVISGSFSKIVAPGMRIGWIYAPVPVLREFNVAKQAADLHSNFLCQVILHRYLSTHDLDAHVARVAAVYGANCRLMCDLLDDLMPPGTTHTNPEGGMFMTAALPDGVSSMEVFREGVKEGVAVLPGVPFYVDGGGEDTIRLNFSAAGEEEIAEGIHRLARVVRRLA; translated from the coding sequence ATGAACTACCGGTTCGCTGGTCGGATGGGGTGTGCCCCGGAGTCGTTCCTCGAAGAGCTCTTCCGTGTCTCGGCGGTGCCCGGGGTGATATCGTTTGCAGGAGGCCTGCCGGGCTCGGCCTACATCGACGTCGAGGGGATCCGGGAGGCGGCCCGCGAGGTCTTTGCCGAAGAGGGGCGGACGGCGCTCCAGTACACGACGACGGACGGCTACCCCCCCCTCCGGGAGTTCATCGCCGACCGTTACCAAAGAAGGCTCGGCCTCCCGGCGACGCCCGAGGAGATCCAGATCGTGAACGGCTCGCAGCAGTGCCTCGACCTGGTCGCGAAGATCTTCCTCGACCCGGGGGACGCCGTCGGGATGGAGCGGCCGGGCTACCTCGGCGCGATCGAGGCCTTCTCCCTCTACGAACCTGTCGTTCATTCGGTTCCCCTGGAGGAGGACGGCCCGGACCTCGCGGCGTTTGCGTCGCTCGTCCACGACCACGCGCCGAAGTTCTTCTACGGCATCCCGAACTCGCAGAATCCGTCGGGGACGACCTACTCGGAAGGGAAGCGTCGGGCGGTCGCGGAGATCCTCGAAGGAACGGATACGGTCTTCTACGAGGACGACGCCTTTGGGGAGCTCTTCTTCGACGGGAAACCGCGGCCGCCGGTGAAGCGCTACCTCCCGGAGCAGACGGTGATCTCGGGGTCGTTCTCGAAGATTGTCGCACCCGGGATGCGGATCGGCTGGATATATGCGCCGGTACCGGTCCTTCGTGAGTTCAACGTCGCGAAGCAGGCGGCCGACCTCCACTCGAACTTCCTCTGCCAGGTGATCCTGCACCGCTACCTTTCGACGCACGATCTCGATGCCCACGTCGCCCGCGTTGCGGCGGTCTACGGCGCAAACTGCCGGCTGATGTGCGACCTCCTCGACGACCTGATGCCGCCGGGGACGACCCATACGAACCCCGAGGGCGGGATGTTCATGACGGCGGCCCTGCCGGACGGCGTCTCGTCGATGGAGGTCTTCCGTGAGGGCGTCAAAGAGGGCGTCGCGGTCCTTCCCGGGGTTCCGTTCTACGTCGACGGCGGCGGGGAGGATACGATCCGGCTGAACTTCTCTGCGGCCGGCGAGGAGGAGATCGCGGAGGGGATCCACCGGCTGGCGAGGGTGGTGCGGCGGCTGGCCTGA
- a CDS encoding M48 family metalloprotease, producing MNTIPEEGKLYSLPPYLWIWLIIFVVTLPFNLTFLQILLSDVFSTTPLPGEDILPFGFLLRMANFVELFPLLIIIIGVLSLAAPSIRRSYVRRKYGLTDDVQIATLLEISAFIRNYLPDVSISNNPLRGDQVAFIYPVGFRKAGMGLMGGVVKLWKSDNEGARGVLLHEIAHVRNGDTLIIGAGSGFRILFNFWPVLFVVTVVVSVIIVWLMTSYLLFTELSGLMPPGEIITYKFEQVLFLTLPSLFFMLLTSLMWVASIIFLPLAALWYSELAADCIAARYQGAPAPLVRALSLHSMPVSRWRWLLARATHPPTRLRLFILQHVSSPFIHMLLLILTFPAAMVISMLFTVLYYASFDLSVLLTNQVSLSTTAGILPRVTVITAASLFFVGISILLWPSVVKFLHGLSSDDSDLLRWKRAHLTGGIITFILAVLLMGTLLT from the coding sequence ATGAATACTATTCCCGAGGAAGGGAAACTGTACTCTCTCCCCCCTTATCTCTGGATATGGCTCATAATCTTTGTAGTGACTCTCCCTTTCAACCTGACTTTCCTCCAGATACTGCTTTCTGACGTTTTTTCAACGACACCTCTCCCGGGAGAAGATATCCTTCCATTTGGATTTCTTTTGCGGATGGCAAATTTCGTTGAGTTGTTCCCGCTGCTGATAATAATTATCGGCGTTCTCTCTCTTGCGGCTCCGTCTATCAGGCGATCGTACGTACGGCGGAAGTATGGCCTCACGGACGACGTTCAGATCGCAACCCTCCTGGAGATCTCCGCGTTTATCCGGAACTACCTGCCCGATGTATCCATATCGAACAACCCGTTACGCGGAGATCAGGTCGCTTTCATATATCCTGTTGGTTTTCGGAAGGCGGGTATGGGACTCATGGGGGGTGTGGTGAAACTCTGGAAATCGGATAACGAGGGTGCGCGGGGAGTCCTCCTTCATGAGATCGCCCATGTCCGAAACGGTGACACCCTGATCATCGGTGCAGGAAGCGGTTTCCGAATCCTGTTCAACTTCTGGCCCGTCCTCTTTGTTGTTACAGTCGTTGTCTCGGTCATCATCGTATGGCTTATGACGTCGTATCTGCTCTTCACCGAACTCTCCGGACTGATGCCTCCCGGGGAAATTATCACCTATAAATTTGAACAGGTTCTGTTCCTGACTCTCCCGTCTCTATTCTTCATGCTGCTGACAAGCCTGATGTGGGTTGCGAGTATTATCTTCCTGCCGCTGGCAGCCCTCTGGTACTCAGAACTGGCAGCCGACTGTATTGCAGCCCGGTACCAGGGAGCGCCAGCACCTCTTGTCAGAGCGTTAAGTTTGCATTCCATGCCGGTTTCCCGATGGAGATGGCTCCTTGCACGTGCGACACATCCTCCTACAAGGCTCCGGTTGTTTATACTACAACATGTCTCTTCGCCTTTCATCCACATGTTACTGCTCATTTTAACATTCCCGGCTGCTATGGTCATATCTATGCTTTTTACAGTCCTGTACTACGCCTCTTTCGATCTGTCGGTTCTCTTGACTAACCAGGTGTCGCTTTCCACCACAGCGGGTATTCTTCCGAGAGTGACCGTCATCACTGCAGCGTCGCTTTTCTTCGTCGGCATCAGCATCCTGCTGTGGCCTTCCGTCGTGAAATTTCTGCATGGGTTGTCGTCGGACGACAGTGATCTTCTCCGGTGGAAAAGAGCGCATCTTACGGGTGGGATAATTACGTTCATTCTAGCCGTACTCTTAATGGGCACTTTACTCACGTGA
- a CDS encoding cupin domain-containing protein yields MERDRNPDSPEVPYWHVWTDENGVSRQDRCRMSDFEFASVSSGAAPSWIGRPGDPARRVVILVLPAGWVGEWHENPEPQWIVPLSGHWFVETMDSTRVEMGPGELSFGNDQNTRPDEEGRRGHRSGTVGDEDAVLMLVQVKRSPVPGKPCRQE; encoded by the coding sequence ATGGAGAGAGACCGTAACCCGGACAGTCCCGAAGTGCCCTACTGGCACGTCTGGACCGACGAGAACGGCGTGAGCCGGCAGGACCGTTGCCGGATGAGCGACTTTGAATTTGCAAGCGTATCGAGCGGTGCCGCCCCGTCGTGGATCGGGAGACCCGGCGACCCGGCCCGCCGCGTCGTCATCCTCGTCCTCCCCGCGGGCTGGGTGGGCGAGTGGCACGAGAACCCGGAGCCGCAGTGGATCGTGCCGCTCTCGGGGCACTGGTTCGTCGAGACGATGGACAGCACCCGCGTGGAGATGGGGCCGGGGGAACTCTCGTTCGGGAACGACCAGAACACCCGGCCCGACGAAGAGGGGCGCAGGGGCCACCGGTCGGGGACGGTGGGCGACGAGGACGCGGTGCTGATGCTCGTCCAGGTGAAGAGGAGCCCCGTCCCCGGTAAGCCCTGCCGGCAGGAATAG
- a CDS encoding DUF2070 family protein: protein MESGPDVRVERLTRYIFSAPSWPRSLALIVVLGFVIDAATYRVGDELFLIGTLGFSVPALVAFLLTVPLVRVFGGYITWNRSALLALACTVLAVILSLSPVLVFGRALFPMLYAVAFGLAFGLRLLVLAAVADYRISRMVLPAFTQSAAAIAVGTWFFTPGFVPYALLLQAVFGLVFIFLIWLIERPLKRAFQISGLNFLNTFIAHLTDGSKNMEDFFREIGEEVYVPQISLFFSRDAGKDVLFTVPNVHPGPMGDVGGGNLPRILHDTFPEETLVAHGCATHDFNLVSESEIEKIARAVEASREGLAFSAVASRPVRVESGSVSILCQRFGDALLMVSTRSPERTEDLDYSVGMAIMAEGRCAFSEVAFVDAHNCMTSVGSPVLPATRIATEYIAAAREGFRAARDLPAEPLAIGVSHVRVPFTREQGFGSLGVQALVTEVEGKRAAYVLIDGNNMAPGVREQLRAVALEDVDEAEIMTTDTHTVNTITGKNPVGYVVPAKAIVPYIEQAVREAIADLALARVGAATASCEGVVVFGSQRVSQLASTVNAMLVFIAPLSLMILILAFLLSVIAYIALQ from the coding sequence ATGGAGTCCGGCCCCGACGTGCGTGTCGAGCGGCTCACCCGCTACATCTTCTCCGCTCCATCCTGGCCGCGGTCGCTTGCACTCATCGTTGTGCTTGGTTTCGTCATCGATGCTGCCACCTACCGGGTGGGGGACGAGTTGTTCCTGATCGGCACCCTCGGGTTCTCGGTCCCGGCACTGGTCGCTTTCCTGCTGACGGTGCCGCTGGTGCGGGTCTTCGGCGGCTACATCACCTGGAACCGGTCGGCGCTCCTCGCCCTGGCCTGCACGGTTCTTGCGGTGATCCTGAGCCTTTCCCCGGTGCTTGTCTTTGGTCGTGCTCTCTTTCCCATGCTTTATGCGGTCGCGTTCGGCCTGGCCTTCGGCCTCCGGCTGCTGGTTCTCGCGGCCGTTGCCGACTACCGGATCAGCCGGATGGTCCTCCCCGCGTTCACCCAGAGCGCAGCCGCCATAGCGGTCGGAACCTGGTTCTTCACCCCCGGGTTCGTCCCCTATGCCCTCCTGCTCCAGGCGGTCTTCGGGCTGGTCTTCATCTTTCTGATCTGGCTGATCGAGCGGCCGCTGAAGCGGGCGTTCCAGATCAGCGGGCTCAATTTCCTCAACACCTTCATCGCCCACCTGACCGACGGGTCGAAGAACATGGAGGACTTCTTCCGCGAGATCGGCGAGGAGGTCTATGTGCCCCAGATCTCGCTCTTCTTCTCCCGCGACGCCGGAAAAGACGTCCTCTTCACCGTCCCGAACGTCCACCCCGGCCCGATGGGGGACGTCGGCGGCGGGAACCTCCCCCGGATCCTCCACGATACGTTCCCCGAGGAGACGCTCGTCGCCCACGGCTGCGCCACCCACGATTTCAACCTGGTCTCGGAGAGCGAGATCGAGAAGATCGCTCGCGCCGTTGAGGCGTCCCGTGAAGGGCTCGCCTTCTCCGCCGTCGCGAGCCGTCCCGTCCGGGTCGAATCGGGCTCGGTCTCGATCCTCTGCCAGCGGTTCGGGGACGCTCTCCTGATGGTGAGCACCCGGTCACCGGAGCGGACGGAGGATCTCGACTACTCGGTCGGGATGGCGATCATGGCCGAAGGGCGGTGCGCCTTCTCGGAGGTCGCGTTCGTGGACGCTCACAACTGCATGACCAGCGTGGGCTCCCCGGTCCTCCCGGCGACGCGGATCGCGACGGAGTACATCGCCGCCGCACGCGAGGGATTCCGGGCTGCACGGGACCTCCCGGCGGAGCCGCTCGCGATCGGTGTCTCGCATGTCCGGGTTCCGTTCACCCGCGAGCAGGGGTTCGGGTCGCTCGGGGTGCAGGCGCTGGTGACGGAGGTCGAGGGGAAGCGGGCGGCCTACGTCCTGATCGACGGGAACAACATGGCCCCGGGCGTCCGGGAGCAACTGCGGGCCGTGGCGCTCGAAGACGTCGACGAGGCGGAGATCATGACGACCGATACGCACACGGTGAACACGATCACCGGGAAGAACCCGGTCGGCTACGTGGTGCCGGCGAAGGCGATCGTCCCCTACATCGAGCAGGCAGTCCGCGAAGCGATCGCCGATCTCGCGCTGGCCCGCGTGGGGGCGGCGACGGCCTCGTGCGAGGGGGTTGTCGTCTTCGGGTCGCAGCGGGTCTCGCAGCTCGCGAGCACCGTGAACGCGATGCTCGTGTTCATCGCCCCGCTGAGCCTGATGATCCTCATCCTCGCGTTCCTGCTCTCGGTCATCGCCTATATCGCGCTCCAGTAG